A part of Larimichthys crocea isolate SSNF chromosome VII, L_crocea_2.0, whole genome shotgun sequence genomic DNA contains:
- the ppp2r1bb gene encoding serine/threonine-protein phosphatase 2A 65 kDa regulatory subunit A beta isoform: MAGADGDDSLYPIAVLIDELRNEDVQLRLNSIKKLSTIALALGVERTRTELLPFLTDTIYDEDEVLLALAEQLGNFTMLVGGPEYVHCLLPPLESLATVEETVVRDKAVESLRKISQEHSPVDLEVHFEPLVKRLASGDWFTSRTSACGLFSVCYPRVSSTVKAEIRQHFRTLCSDDTPMVRRAAASKLGEFAKVLELDYVKSDIISLFTALASDEQDSVRLLAVEACVSIATLLPQEDLETLVMPTLRQAAEDKSWRVRYMVADKFSELQKAVGPEITKNDLVPAFQNLLKDCEAEVRAAAANKVKEFCENLPEDSREQIIMTHILPCVKELVSDTNQHVKSALASVIMGLSTILGKDNTIEHLLPLFLAQLKDECPEVRLNIISNLDCVNEVIGIRQLSQSLLPAIVELAEDAKWRVRLAIIEYMPLLAGQLGVEFFDEKLNTLCMAWLIDHVYAIREAATCNLMKLVEKFGAEWAQNTIVPKVLGMANDPNYLHRMTTLFCINALSEACGQDITTKQMLPVVLKMSNDQVANVRFNVAKSLQKIGPVLDSNALQTEVKPVLEKLATDTDMDVKYFAQEAISVLALA, translated from the exons ATGGCAGGAGCTGACGGCGACGACTCTCTCTATCCTATCGCTGTTCTCATTGACGAACTGCGAAATGAGGACGTTCAG CTGCGACTGAACAGCATCAAGAAGCTGTCCACTATTGCTTTGGCCCTGGGTGTCGAGAGGACTCGCACCGAGCTGCTTCCTTTCCTCACAG ACACCATCTATGATGAAGATGAGGTGCTTTTGGCCTTGGCTGAGCAGCTTGGCAATTTCACTATGTTGGTGGGAGGGCCGGAGTACGTCCACTGTCTCTTG CCTCCTCTGGAGAGCCTTGCCACCGTGGAGGAGACAGTAGTCAGAGATAAAGCTGTGGAGTCTCTGCGGAAGATCTCTCAGGAGCACTCTCCAGTTGACCTGGAGGTCCATTTTGAGCCTTTGGTTAAGCGGCTGGCCAGCGGTGACTGGTTCACTTCTCGCACATCTGCCTGCGGCCTCTTTAGCGTTTGTTATCCCCGTGTCTCCAGCACTGTCAAGGCTGAGATCCGTCA GCATTTTCGCACCTTGTGCTCAGATGACACTCCCATGGTTCGTCGTGCTGCAGCATCTAAACTGGGAGAGTTTGCCAAAGTCCTGGAGCTGGATTATGTAAAAAGTGACATCATTTCCCTCTTCACTGCTCTGGCCTCTGATGAGCAG gaCTCAGTGCGGCTGCTTGCAGTGGAGGCATGTGTCAGCATTGCCACTCTGCTGCCTCAGGAGGACCTCGAGACCCTGGTGATGCCAACCCTGCGTCAGGCTGCCGAAGATAAATCCTGGAGGGTCCGCTACATGGTGGCTGACAAGTTCTCTGAG CTCCAGAAAGCCGTGGGGCCGGAGATCACCAAGAACGATCTGGTCCCAGCCTTCCAAAATCTTCTGAAGGACTGTGAAGCTGAGGTCCGTGCTGCTGCAGCCAACAAAGTAAAAG AGTTCTGTGAGAACCTTCCAGAGGACAGTCGTGAGCAGATCATCATGACTCACATTCTGCCCTGCGTCAAG GAACTTGTTTCAGACACCAACCAGCATGTGAAGTCAGCTCTGGCCTCGGTCATTATGGGCCTTTCAACCATCCTGGGCAAGGACAACACAATAGAGCACTTGCTGCCTCTCTTCCTGGCTCAGCTCAAGGACGAG TGCCCAGAGGTGCGTCTCAACATCATCTCCAACCTAGACTGCGTGAACGAGGTGATTGGCATCCGTCAGCTCTCCCAGTCACTGCTGCCGGCCATTGTGGAGCTGGCAGAGGACGCCAAGTGGAGGGTCCGCCTCGCCATCATTGAGTACATGCCCCTGTTGGCAGGACAGCTG GGAGTGGAATTCTTCGACGAGAAGCTCAACACCCTTTGTATGGCCTGGCTTATTGACCACG TGTATGCCATCCGTGAGGCGGCCACCTGTAACCTAATGAAGCTGGTGGAGAAGTTTGGAGCTGAATGGGCTCAGAACACCATCGTGCCCAAAGTGCTGGGCATGGCCAACGACCCCAATTACCTCCACAGGATGACCACTCTATTCTGCATCAAC GCGTTGTCAGAGGCGTGCGGCCAGGATATCACCACTAAGCAGATGCTACCGGTGGTCCTCAAGATGTCCAACGACCAGGTGGCCAACGTCCGCTTCAACGTGGCCAAGTCCCTTCAGAAGATCGGCCCCGTCCTTGACAGCAA TGCCCTTCAAACAGAGGTGAAGCCGGTGCTGGAGAAGCTggccacagacacagacatggatGTCAAGTACTTTGCCCAGGAGGCTATCAGCG TTTTGGCCCTAGCATAA
- the med29 gene encoding mediator of RNA polymerase II transcription subunit 29, whose protein sequence is MASQQQQPGGPMSQPGLQQPTSLQQQQQQLSQQQDFDPVHRFKMLIPQLKESLQNLMKIASLNLAHNTSIDNGIKSSDASVQRFDKSLEEFYALCDQLELCLRLAYECLSQSIDSAKHSPNLVPTATKPDTVQTESMSYAQYLGMIKSQISCAKDIHNALLECSKKIAGKGQPQGIM, encoded by the exons ATGGcttctcagcagcagcagcctggcgGGCCGATGTCTCAGCCCGGATTACAACAGCCCACTTCattacagcaacagcagcaacagctgaGCCAGCAGCAAGACTTTGATCCGGTTCATCGCTTTAAGATGCTCATTCCTCAGCTGAAGGAGAGTCTGCAG aatttaaTGAAGATCGCATCGCTCAATTTGGCCCATAACACGTCCATTGACAACGGCAT caaaAGCAGCGACGCCTCTGTCCAGCGCTTCGACAAAAGCCTGGAGGAGTTTTATGCCCTGTGTGATCAGCTGGAGCTGTGTCTG cgGCTGGCTTATGAGTGCCTCTCTCAGAGTATCGACAGCGCCAAACATTCACCCAACCTGGTCCCAACAGCCACCAAGCCAgacacagtgcaaacagagtCCATGTCTTATGCCCAGTACCTCGGCATGATCAAGTCTCAGATTTCCTGCGCCAAGGACATCCACAACGCTTTGCTGGAGTGCTCCAAGAAGATCGCAGGAAAGGGACAGCCTCAGGGAATCATGTAG